One segment of Pasteurella skyensis DNA contains the following:
- a CDS encoding OmpA family protein has protein sequence MKLLKYAGLAVGMLSLVACTSTLNDINENGALENTDATNLVWPQIDDATLPEGIFPNLGNLDRIGPGVTKKDLYYLLERPHFSEMHGAREWNYIMKFRQADRSVKVCQYKVLFDDDMVAQNFYWLPADCLTEKLNLAADALFPFNRGGVRDIKFAGKKKLNELAAYITKLGNKSTVKLVGHTDYIGRKAYNQRLSEKRARSVGRYLVMKGVNPANITTFGMGESQPVKHCRKTKKSRLVRCLAPNRRVSVEIIKR, from the coding sequence ATGAAACTATTAAAATATGCGGGTTTAGCCGTAGGAATGTTGTCTTTGGTGGCGTGTACTAGCACGTTAAATGATATTAATGAAAATGGTGCATTAGAAAATACTGATGCCACCAATCTAGTTTGGCCACAAATAGATGATGCCACTCTGCCTGAAGGTATTTTTCCTAATTTAGGTAATCTTGATCGTATTGGTCCAGGAGTGACTAAAAAAGATTTATACTATTTACTTGAACGTCCTCATTTCTCAGAAATGCACGGAGCAAGAGAGTGGAATTATATTATGAAATTCCGTCAAGCAGATCGTTCAGTTAAGGTTTGTCAATATAAAGTATTATTTGATGATGATATGGTGGCACAAAACTTCTATTGGTTGCCAGCAGACTGTTTAACAGAGAAATTAAACTTAGCAGCAGATGCACTCTTCCCATTCAATCGTGGTGGTGTTAGAGATATTAAATTTGCAGGTAAGAAAAAATTAAATGAACTTGCTGCTTATATTACTAAGCTTGGCAACAAATCTACTGTGAAATTAGTAGGTCATACAGATTACATTGGCCGTAAAGCATACAACCAAAGACTTTCTGAAAAACGTGCAAGAAGTGTTGGACGTTACTTAGTAATGAAAGGTGTAAACCCAGCAAATATTACGACTTTTGGTATGGGTGAGAGCCAACCAGTGAAACATTGTCGTAAAACTAAAAAATCACGCTTAGTGAGATGTTTAGCACCTAACCGTCGTGTTAGTGTAGAAATTATTAAACGTTAA
- the tldD gene encoding metalloprotease TldD produces MLNTVSQRLLAPSGLELSKLHNILDMFSMRQIDYGDLFFQLSMDESWSLEDSIIKEGGFYIDRGVGVRAVAGEKTGFAYTDQINFNQLEQCANAARSITNESGHLKIQSFKQTNAIIRYPSINPLETMSREQKVELLHLVDKTARAEDPRVIQVNAGLSALYEEMLITATDGTVAADIRPLVRLSISVLVEQNGKRERGGTGAGGRFSLNYFLEPNSQGEVRAIYMAKEAVRQALVNLNAITAPAGVMPIILGAGWPGILLHEAVGHGLEGDFNRKKSSLFTGKIGQMVTSPLCTIVDDGTIADKRGSLTVDDEGVPSQRNVLIEKGILKGYMQDKLNARLMGVEPTGNGRRESYAHLPMPRMTNTYLTEGNSSFDEMIASVDKGLYAPHFSGGQVDITSGKFVFSTSEAYLIENGKITKPVTGATLIGSGIEAMQQVSMVGKTMELDQGVGTCGKEGQSVPVGVGQPTVKLDKITVGGRG; encoded by the coding sequence ATGTTAAATACCGTATCTCAACGTTTACTTGCTCCAAGTGGGTTAGAATTATCAAAATTACATAATATCTTAGATATGTTTTCAATGCGTCAAATTGATTATGGGGATCTCTTTTTCCAACTTAGTATGGATGAAAGCTGGTCGTTAGAAGACAGTATTATCAAAGAAGGGGGATTTTATATTGATCGAGGCGTGGGTGTGCGAGCTGTTGCAGGGGAAAAAACAGGCTTTGCTTATACTGACCAAATCAATTTTAATCAGCTAGAACAATGTGCTAATGCCGCAAGAAGTATTACCAATGAAAGTGGGCATTTAAAGATTCAATCGTTTAAACAAACCAATGCGATTATTCGTTATCCTTCTATTAATCCACTTGAAACGATGAGCCGTGAGCAAAAAGTTGAGTTATTGCATTTAGTTGATAAAACCGCACGAGCTGAAGATCCTCGAGTTATTCAAGTGAATGCAGGGCTTTCTGCATTATATGAAGAAATGTTAATTACAGCCACAGATGGCACAGTTGCCGCTGATATTCGCCCTTTAGTTCGTTTATCTATTTCTGTTCTAGTTGAACAAAATGGTAAACGAGAAAGAGGTGGCACGGGTGCAGGTGGACGATTCTCACTCAATTATTTTTTAGAACCCAATTCACAAGGTGAAGTAAGAGCCATTTATATGGCAAAAGAAGCTGTTCGCCAAGCATTAGTAAACCTAAACGCCATTACTGCACCTGCTGGTGTTATGCCAATTATTTTAGGGGCAGGTTGGCCGGGTATTTTATTACACGAGGCAGTGGGTCACGGTTTAGAAGGGGATTTCAACCGCAAAAAATCCTCGCTTTTCACGGGTAAAATTGGACAAATGGTGACTTCACCTCTTTGTACTATTGTGGATGATGGCACTATCGCAGATAAACGAGGCTCATTAACTGTTGATGATGAAGGCGTTCCTTCACAACGTAATGTGTTAATTGAAAAAGGCATTTTAAAAGGCTATATGCAAGATAAACTCAATGCTCGCTTAATGGGGGTTGAGCCAACAGGTAATGGACGACGTGAGTCTTATGCACACTTACCTATGCCACGAATGACTAACACCTATTTAACAGAAGGGAACAGTAGCTTTGATGAGATGATTGCCTCTGTGGATAAAGGTTTATACGCCCCTCATTTTAGTGGTGGTCAAGTGGATATTACCTCAGGAAAATTTGTGTTCTCTACTTCTGAAGCTTATTTAATTGAAAATGGCAAAATAACTAAACCAGTAACTGGGGCAACGTTAATTGGTAGTGGAATTGAAGCAATGCAACAAGTTTCAATGGTTGGTAAGACAATGGAATTAGATCAAGGTGTCGGAACCTGCGGTAAAGAAGGGCAAAGTGTTCCTGTCGGTGTGGGTCAACCAACGGTTAAATTAGATAAAATTACTGTTGGAGGTCGTGGATAG
- a CDS encoding immunity 22 family protein, with protein sequence MKPLKNTLLGLLKNQPEFTFHTFDNIINFIDYVEAFASQWVDKIEMNNNVVCVWIGYFSSEEELYDNYLSFNYENEEVSRLCKDTGLDYYDEDFIESWWFETLEINNLLNNKDYLSDFEYFFDELIVKLKELDLSQYNSISFLFGTQDQNENLFAYQGMTMKNAPIQFVFKKEYVK encoded by the coding sequence TTGAAGCCTTTAAAGAATACGCTTCTTGGTTTATTAAAAAATCAGCCTGAATTTACTTTTCATACATTTGACAATATTATCAATTTTATTGATTATGTTGAAGCTTTTGCTTCTCAATGGGTAGATAAAATAGAAATGAATAACAATGTGGTTTGTGTTTGGATTGGATATTTCAGCTCTGAAGAAGAGCTATATGATAACTATTTAAGTTTTAATTATGAAAATGAAGAAGTATCCCGTTTATGTAAAGATACAGGTTTAGATTATTACGATGAGGATTTTATTGAAAGTTGGTGGTTTGAAACCTTAGAAATAAATAATTTATTGAATAATAAAGATTATTTATCAGACTTCGAATATTTTTTTGATGAACTTATTGTAAAATTAAAAGAGCTAGATTTATCTCAATATAATTCCATTTCATTTTTATTTGGTACACAAGATCAAAATGAAAATTTATTTGCTTATCAGGGAATGACGATGAAAAATGCACCCATTCAATTTGTATTTAAAAAGGAATATGTGAAATGA
- a CDS encoding DUF1287 domain-containing protein, with the protein MRFILLLLFSFFSTQLFALSGEQLVKDARSQIGTTLFYDPAYTKLTYPMGDIPMIKGVCTDVVIRALRKQGMDLQKLIHEDMQKHFSQYPKKWGLKKTDKNIDHRRVPNIATYFKRKGYEIKTDKFQRGDIVTWDLGRGITHIGIISDKKSGDIPLVIHNIGYGTQENNILYNFKITGIFRIPSK; encoded by the coding sequence ATGCGATTTATTCTTCTTTTATTATTTTCTTTTTTTAGTACTCAATTATTCGCTTTGTCAGGTGAGCAACTGGTTAAAGATGCTCGATCTCAAATTGGAACAACATTGTTTTATGATCCTGCTTACACCAAACTAACATACCCAATGGGAGATATACCTATGATAAAAGGGGTGTGTACGGATGTTGTGATTCGAGCATTAAGAAAACAAGGTATGGATTTACAAAAATTGATTCACGAAGATATGCAAAAGCATTTTAGTCAATATCCTAAAAAATGGGGATTAAAAAAGACCGATAAAAATATCGATCATCGCCGAGTCCCTAATATAGCGACCTACTTTAAACGAAAAGGCTATGAAATTAAAACCGATAAGTTTCAACGTGGTGATATTGTGACTTGGGATTTAGGGCGAGGTATTACCCATATTGGGATTATTTCAGATAAAAAATCAGGAGACATTCCTTTGGTAATTCATAATATTGGTTATGGCACTCAGGAAAATAATATACTCTATAATTTTAAAATTACAGGTATTTTTCGAATTCCGAGTAAATAA
- the rhuM gene encoding virulence protein RhuM/Fic/DOC family protein — protein MQSDLLIYKDDNGNVAIDVRLEDETVWLSQVQMAELFGKGRTTITEHIRNIFREGELVEEMVCRKFRHTSKHGAIKGKTQKREVLYYNLDVIISVGYRVKSQQGTQFRIWATSRLKDYLIKGYAINQQRLLQNSQELQQALALIQKTANSSELTVESGRGLVDIVSRYTQTFLWLQQYDEGLLTEPKTQLGGELPSVEQARIGLSELKQQLISRGEASELFGRERDDGLSAILGNLSQSVFGEPAYPSIEEKAAHLLYFIVKNHPFSDGNKRSGAFLFVDFLHRNNRLFNTDGNVVINDTGLAALTLLVAESDPKQKETLIKLIIHMLKK, from the coding sequence ATGCAAAGTGATTTACTGATTTATAAAGATGATAATGGCAATGTCGCGATAGATGTACGTTTAGAAGATGAAACCGTTTGGCTATCACAAGTTCAAATGGCGGAATTGTTTGGTAAAGGAAGAACTACTATTACTGAACATATTCGTAATATCTTCAGAGAGGGTGAATTAGTTGAAGAAATGGTGTGTCGGAAATTCCGACATACCAGTAAACACGGAGCTATTAAAGGAAAAACACAAAAAAGGGAGGTTCTTTATTATAATCTTGATGTGATTATTTCTGTTGGTTATCGAGTAAAATCCCAGCAAGGTACACAATTTCGTATTTGGGCAACCTCTCGATTAAAAGATTATTTGATTAAGGGTTATGCGATTAATCAACAGCGTTTACTACAAAATAGTCAAGAATTACAACAAGCCCTTGCACTTATTCAAAAAACAGCAAATTCATCTGAATTAACTGTAGAGAGTGGTAGAGGTTTGGTTGATATTGTTAGTCGTTATACGCAAACTTTTTTGTGGCTACAACAGTATGATGAAGGGTTATTGACTGAACCTAAAACTCAACTAGGTGGAGAATTGCCAAGTGTTGAACAGGCTCGTATAGGATTAAGTGAGTTAAAACAACAATTGATATCTCGAGGCGAAGCATCAGAATTATTTGGACGTGAGCGAGATGATGGGTTAAGTGCAATTCTAGGTAACCTTAGTCAAAGTGTTTTTGGCGAGCCTGCTTACCCAAGTATTGAGGAAAAAGCCGCTCATTTACTCTATTTTATCGTTAAGAATCACCCCTTTTCAGATGGCAACAAGCGTAGTGGAGCATTTCTTTTTGTTGATTTTTTACATCGTAATAATAGGCTATTTAATACTGATGGTAATGTTGTGATTAATGATACAGGATTAGCTGCACTAACCTTACTGGTGGCTGAATCTGATCCAAAACAAAAAGAGACTTTGATTAAACTGATTATACATATGTTAAAAAAATAA